In Denitratisoma sp. DHT3, one DNA window encodes the following:
- a CDS encoding MlaE family ABC transporter permease, with protein MDLRPARLEILEHGTGRQVALSGAWTVAGIAAGGELLRQSLESVARQRIEDWRCLDIDAMDSAGAVLILHNWRERRPLALAARDEHLRLLERLDAVAHKPEPPAVRGTWTRSLAILGRYLFHIRRSLADFLATLGQTTLDALHVLRHPTDMPWREVSANLYKTGFRALPITTLVGFLIGVVLSYLFALQLKQLGADVLIVNVLGLGIIREVGPVLTAVLVAGRSGSAITAQMGVMRVTEEIDALAAMGVPLGLRVVFPKVLALAITMPLLVLWTSAIALLGGMLSAWWQLDISHDLFLDLLPKVVPIANLWIGQLKGVAFGLAVALIACHFGLRVKPNTESLAAKTTASVVISITAVILVDAIFAIVTRGIGVPKL; from the coding sequence ATGGACCTTCGGCCCGCCCGGCTTGAGATCCTGGAACATGGGACCGGGCGCCAGGTGGCGCTATCGGGGGCCTGGACCGTGGCAGGAATTGCGGCGGGCGGCGAGCTGTTGCGCCAGTCGCTCGAATCCGTGGCCCGGCAACGCATCGAAGACTGGCGCTGTCTTGACATAGACGCCATGGACAGTGCCGGCGCGGTGCTGATCCTGCACAACTGGCGGGAGCGGCGCCCTCTGGCCCTGGCCGCGCGGGACGAGCATCTGCGTCTGCTGGAGCGTCTGGATGCCGTGGCCCATAAGCCGGAACCGCCGGCAGTGCGCGGCACCTGGACCCGTTCACTGGCCATCCTGGGCCGCTACCTGTTTCACATCCGCCGCAGTCTGGCGGATTTTCTCGCCACACTCGGGCAGACGACACTCGATGCGCTGCATGTGCTGCGCCATCCGACCGACATGCCCTGGCGGGAAGTTTCGGCCAATCTCTACAAGACCGGTTTTCGGGCGTTGCCCATCACCACCCTGGTGGGCTTCCTGATCGGCGTCGTGCTGTCCTATCTGTTTGCGCTCCAACTCAAACAACTGGGAGCCGATGTGTTGATCGTGAACGTGCTGGGCCTGGGCATCATCCGCGAAGTGGGCCCGGTGTTGACGGCGGTGCTGGTGGCCGGCCGCTCCGGTTCGGCCATCACCGCCCAGATGGGCGTGATGCGGGTGACCGAGGAAATCGACGCCCTGGCGGCGATGGGCGTGCCGCTGGGGTTGCGCGTGGTATTTCCGAAGGTGCTGGCGCTGGCCATCACCATGCCGCTGCTGGTGCTGTGGACATCGGCCATCGCCTTGCTGGGCGGCATGCTCTCGGCGTGGTGGCAATTGGACATCAGCCACGACCTGTTCCTGGATCTGCTGCCCAAGGTGGTGCCCATCGCCAATTTGTGGATCGGCCAGCTCAAGGGTGTCGCCTTCGGCCTGGCGGTGGCGCTCATCGCCTGCCATTTCGGCTTGCGCGTCAAGCCGAATACCGAAAGCCTGGCGGCCAAGACCACCGCCTCGGTGGTGATCTCCATCACCGCGGTGATTCTGGTGGATGCGATCTTCGCCATCGTCACCCGCGGTATCGGAGTCCCCAAGCTATGA
- the ppx gene encoding exopolyphosphatase — protein MSQHLIAAVDLGSNSFRLQVGRVVGNQIFPLDSIKDPVRLAAGLGADKRLDGASQLRAIDALARFGERLRGFPQERVRAVATNTLRVAKNTPDFLAEAQAALGFPIEVIAGREEARLIYLGVAHTLPNPRTRQLVVDIGGGSTEFIIGSNFQPAQLESLYMGCVSFSLRFFPDGRVDKRRMKEAELAARSEIQSIVQTYRESGWEEAVGSSGTAKAIADLIELNGMGQGGEITRAGLEQLRGLLLRAGDPARLVLQGMRPDRVPVLPGGIAIMSAVFSEFELERMTFSEGALRLGVLYDLLGRYHHDDLREATVGLFMQRYSVDRRQAARVSQTALGFLQQLEPACRDPEHIDSLFLVWAARLHEIGISVAHAGYHKHSAYILANADMPGFSRQDQARLARIVQAHRGKLERMQGEHIELHDWRLIFCLRLAAVLHRSRTDDSLPEIDVFISGDNFHVVLEQGWLDDAPLTGNALADERQHWAALGMNLKIKERRPAAVGR, from the coding sequence ATGAGCCAGCACCTCATCGCCGCCGTAGACCTCGGCTCCAACAGCTTCCGGCTCCAGGTGGGGCGGGTGGTGGGCAATCAGATATTTCCTCTCGACTCGATCAAGGATCCGGTGCGCCTGGCGGCGGGACTGGGAGCGGACAAGCGCCTGGACGGCGCCTCGCAGTTGCGCGCCATCGATGCCCTGGCACGTTTCGGCGAACGACTGCGGGGCTTTCCCCAAGAGCGGGTGCGGGCGGTGGCCACCAATACCTTGCGGGTGGCGAAGAACACGCCCGACTTCCTGGCCGAAGCCCAGGCGGCGCTGGGTTTTCCGATCGAGGTGATCGCCGGGCGCGAGGAGGCCCGCCTGATCTATCTGGGGGTGGCCCATACCCTGCCCAATCCGCGCACCCGGCAGTTGGTGGTGGATATCGGCGGCGGCTCGACGGAATTCATCATCGGCAGCAATTTCCAGCCCGCCCAGCTGGAATCCCTCTACATGGGCTGCGTCAGTTTCAGCCTGCGTTTCTTCCCCGACGGCCGGGTGGACAAGCGACGCATGAAGGAGGCCGAACTGGCTGCCCGCAGCGAGATCCAATCCATCGTCCAGACCTACCGGGAGTCGGGCTGGGAGGAGGCCGTGGGTTCGTCCGGCACCGCCAAGGCCATCGCCGACCTGATCGAACTGAACGGCATGGGGCAGGGGGGAGAGATCACTCGCGCAGGACTGGAGCAACTGCGCGGCCTGCTGCTGCGCGCCGGCGATCCGGCACGGCTGGTCTTGCAGGGAATGCGTCCGGACCGGGTGCCGGTGCTGCCGGGCGGCATCGCCATCATGTCGGCGGTGTTCTCCGAATTCGAATTGGAGCGGATGACCTTTTCCGAAGGCGCGTTGCGCCTAGGCGTGCTCTACGATCTGCTGGGGCGTTATCACCATGACGACCTGCGGGAGGCCACGGTCGGACTGTTCATGCAGCGCTACAGCGTGGACCGGCGCCAGGCGGCCCGGGTCAGCCAGACCGCGCTGGGGTTCCTGCAGCAATTGGAACCGGCATGCCGCGATCCCGAGCACATCGACAGCCTGTTCCTGGTATGGGCGGCGCGCCTCCACGAAATCGGCATTTCCGTGGCCCATGCCGGCTACCACAAGCACAGCGCCTACATCCTGGCCAATGCCGACATGCCCGGCTTCTCCCGCCAGGATCAGGCACGCCTGGCCCGCATCGTCCAGGCCCACCGGGGCAAACTGGAGCGGATGCAGGGAGAGCACATCGAGTTGCACGATTGGCGGCTGATTTTCTGTCTGCGCCTGGCGGCGGTGCTGCATCGCTCCCGTACCGACGACAGCCTGCCGGAAATCGACGTTTTCATCAGCGGCGACAATTTCCACGTCGTGCTGGAGCAGGGCTGGCTGGATGACGCTCCCCTGACCGGCAACGCCCTGGCGGACGAGCGTCAGCACTGGGCGGCACTGGGCATGAACCTCAAGATCAAGGAGCGGCGCCCGGCCGCTGTCGGTCGCTGA
- a CDS encoding ZIP family metal transporter translates to MSTLSWIIVMSLLGGALSVIMAAAFAFSARAAWVPHLISYAIGALLGASFLEVLPHAMTSGGDAETSAGFVLGGILVFFVLEKLVLWRHCHIEHCEGHESIPEHIHGHDHGRSGLLILVGDTFHNFVDGVLIAAAFMEDTRLGVVTALAIIAHEIPQEVGDFMILLHSGYSRGKAFAFNLLSSFATLVGALLAYFALSTAQSAVPAMLSMAAASMIYVAVADLIPGLHKRTELRATVQQVILIGLGIASIVLTHHLVEASGI, encoded by the coding sequence ATGAGCACATTGTCCTGGATCATTGTCATGTCCCTGCTGGGTGGTGCCCTCAGCGTCATCATGGCGGCGGCATTCGCCTTTTCCGCCCGGGCGGCCTGGGTGCCTCACCTGATCAGCTACGCCATCGGTGCCTTGCTGGGGGCCTCATTCCTGGAAGTGCTGCCCCATGCCATGACCTCGGGCGGCGACGCGGAGACCAGCGCCGGTTTTGTGCTGGGCGGCATTCTGGTGTTCTTCGTGCTGGAAAAACTGGTGCTCTGGCGCCACTGCCACATTGAGCACTGCGAGGGGCACGAATCCATACCCGAGCACATCCACGGTCACGACCATGGCCGCAGCGGCCTGCTGATCCTGGTGGGCGACACCTTCCACAACTTTGTCGACGGCGTGCTGATCGCCGCCGCCTTCATGGAAGACACGCGGTTGGGCGTGGTCACCGCGCTGGCCATCATCGCCCACGAGATTCCGCAGGAAGTGGGGGATTTCATGATTTTGCTGCATTCCGGCTATTCACGCGGCAAGGCTTTCGCCTTCAACCTGCTCTCCAGCTTTGCCACGCTGGTCGGCGCGCTGCTGGCCTACTTCGCACTGTCGACGGCCCAGAGCGCGGTGCCTGCGATGCTGTCCATGGCGGCGGCCAGCATGATCTATGTGGCCGTGGCCGACCTGATCCCCGGTCTGCACAAGCGTACCGAACTGCGCGCCACCGTTCAGCAGGTGATCCTGATCGGTCTGGGCATCGCTTCGATCGTATTGACCCATCACTTGGTCGAAGCTTCCGGCATATAG
- the pgeF gene encoding peptidoglycan editing factor PgeF: MSGATLLYPDWPAPPRVRAAVTTRLGGVSQPPYDSLNLGGHVGDDPAAVASNRRRLGTLIPDLPAEPLWLNQVHGTRCLNADSAQAGTEADAAVTEKPGVVCAVLTADCLPVLLCDRAGSVVGVAHAGWRGLLAGVIESTVTAMHRPGAELLAWLGPAIGPAAFEVGEEVRAAFLVRDPRAATSFRAGAEGKWLCDLYALARQRLAALEVTAVSGGGSCTHEDVRRFYSFRRDGVTGRMASLIWLAPALQRV, from the coding sequence ATGAGCGGCGCAACCCTCCTGTATCCGGACTGGCCGGCACCACCGCGGGTGCGGGCTGCGGTCACCACCCGGCTGGGCGGCGTGAGCCAGCCGCCCTATGACTCGCTCAACCTGGGCGGCCACGTCGGCGACGACCCGGCGGCGGTGGCAAGCAATCGCCGACGTCTGGGAACGCTGATCCCCGATCTGCCGGCGGAGCCGCTCTGGCTGAATCAGGTCCATGGCACCCGTTGCCTGAACGCCGACAGCGCGCAAGCGGGAACGGAGGCCGACGCCGCGGTGACCGAAAAGCCCGGCGTGGTCTGCGCCGTGCTAACCGCCGACTGCCTGCCGGTGCTGCTCTGCGACCGGGCCGGCAGCGTGGTGGGCGTCGCCCACGCCGGTTGGCGCGGGTTGCTGGCCGGCGTGATCGAAAGCACGGTGACCGCGATGCACCGGCCCGGGGCGGAATTGCTGGCCTGGCTGGGGCCGGCGATCGGCCCGGCCGCCTTCGAAGTGGGGGAGGAGGTGAGGGCGGCTTTCCTGGTCCGCGATCCGCGGGCGGCCACGTCATTCCGCGCCGGTGCGGAGGGCAAATGGCTGTGCGATCTCTACGCCCTGGCCCGGCAACGCCTGGCCGCGCTGGAAGTCACGGCGGTGAGCGGCGGCGGTTCATGCACTCATGAGGATGTCCGGCGTTTCTATTCCTTCCGCCGCGACGGCGTCACCGGCCGCATGGCCAGCCTGATCTGGCTGGCACCGGCGCTGCAACGCGTATAA
- the rluD gene encoding 23S rRNA pseudouridine(1911/1915/1917) synthase RluD has protein sequence MMKALETNAGDYSPCPVAPRCATIPREYAGLRLDAALARLFPDLSRSRLQAWLKAGKVRVAGAAADPKSKAWGGEQVEVDATPEAAQTTHAAEAMALPVTYEDESILVIDKPVGLVVHPGSGNWSGTLLNALLHHAPDLAQLPRAGIVHRLDKDTSGLMVVAKTLVAQTDLVRQLQARTVKRHYLALVHGVLARDGTVDAPIGRHPSQRVKMAVVPGGREARTHYQVLERFPRATLVECRLDTGRTHQIRVHMATLGHPLVGDETYGRGRRKSGDQTLDAFPRQALHAWRLGLIHPASGAALHWESPLPDDFTGLLSVLRSRTS, from the coding sequence ATGATGAAGGCCTTGGAAACAAACGCGGGCGATTATAGCCCATGCCCTGTCGCGCCCCGTTGCGCTACGATCCCCCGGGAATACGCCGGGCTGCGTCTGGACGCGGCCCTGGCCCGGCTGTTTCCCGACCTCTCGCGCAGCCGACTCCAGGCCTGGCTGAAGGCGGGGAAAGTGAGGGTGGCCGGCGCCGCCGCCGATCCCAAGTCCAAGGCCTGGGGCGGCGAGCAGGTCGAGGTGGACGCCACGCCGGAAGCGGCCCAGACCACCCATGCCGCCGAGGCCATGGCGTTGCCGGTGACGTACGAGGACGAATCGATCCTGGTGATCGACAAGCCGGTGGGCCTGGTGGTGCACCCGGGCAGCGGCAACTGGTCCGGCACTTTGCTCAATGCGTTGCTGCACCATGCCCCGGACTTGGCCCAATTGCCCCGTGCCGGCATCGTCCATCGGCTGGACAAGGACACCAGCGGCCTGATGGTGGTGGCCAAGACCCTGGTCGCGCAGACCGATCTGGTGCGCCAGCTCCAGGCGCGCACGGTCAAGCGCCATTACCTGGCGCTGGTACACGGCGTTCTGGCGCGGGACGGCACGGTGGACGCGCCCATCGGTCGCCATCCCAGCCAGCGCGTCAAGATGGCCGTGGTGCCGGGCGGCCGCGAAGCCCGCACCCATTACCAGGTGCTGGAGCGCTTTCCCCGCGCCACGCTGGTGGAGTGTCGTCTGGATACCGGCCGCACGCATCAGATCCGGGTCCATATGGCCACGCTCGGCCATCCCCTGGTGGGGGACGAGACCTATGGTCGGGGGCGGCGCAAGAGTGGCGATCAGACGCTCGATGCCTTCCCCCGCCAGGCCCTGCATGCCTGGCGCCTGGGCCTGATCCATCCGGCCAGCGGCGCCGCGCTGCACTGGGAAAGCCCGCTGCCGGACGATTTCACCGGATTGCTGAGCGTCTTGCGCAGCCGGACGTCATGA
- a CDS encoding outer membrane protein assembly factor BamD, translated as MRSLAVLAALLSLLLAGCGLFPDKPEEPEANWSAAKLYSEARSAMSEGIYDKAIKLFEKLESRYPYGRYAQQAQLEIAYAYYKNYEPASAISACDRFIRLHPNHPNVDYAYYLKGLVNFNEDLGIFSFLSEQDQSERDPKAARESFSTFRELVAKFPESKYAADSAKRMAYLLNALASHEVHVARYYLKRGAYVAAANRAQETIRTYPDAPANEEALFIMVKAYDALDMKDLRNDAERVMRKNFPKSKYFSNIEEGGAWWKFW; from the coding sequence ATGCGTAGTTTAGCCGTTCTCGCCGCATTGCTTTCCCTTCTGCTGGCTGGTTGCGGGCTGTTTCCCGACAAGCCCGAAGAGCCCGAGGCCAACTGGTCCGCGGCCAAACTCTATTCGGAGGCGCGCAGCGCCATGTCCGAAGGCATCTACGACAAGGCGATCAAGCTTTTCGAGAAGCTCGAGTCTCGCTATCCCTATGGCCGTTACGCGCAACAGGCCCAGTTGGAAATCGCCTATGCCTACTACAAGAACTACGAACCGGCCTCCGCGATTTCCGCCTGCGACCGCTTCATCCGTCTGCATCCCAATCATCCGAACGTCGACTACGCCTACTATCTGAAGGGGCTGGTGAACTTCAACGAGGACCTGGGCATTTTCAGTTTCCTCAGCGAACAGGACCAATCGGAGCGCGACCCCAAGGCGGCGCGCGAGTCGTTCTCGACTTTCCGCGAGCTGGTGGCCAAATTCCCCGAGAGCAAGTACGCCGCGGACTCAGCCAAGCGCATGGCCTACCTGCTTAACGCCCTGGCTTCCCATGAGGTCCATGTCGCCCGTTACTACCTGAAGCGGGGCGCCTATGTGGCCGCCGCCAACCGGGCCCAGGAGACCATCCGCACCTACCCCGATGCGCCGGCCAACGAGGAGGCGCTGTTCATCATGGTCAAGGCGTACGATGCGCTCGACATGAAGGATCTGCGCAACGACGCGGAGCGGGTGATGCGCAAGAACTTTCCCAAGAGCAAGTACTTCTCGAATATCGAAGAAGGCGGTGCCTGGTGGAAATTCTGGTAG